One Agrococcus jenensis genomic region harbors:
- a CDS encoding LLM class flavin-dependent oxidoreductase yields the protein MAPSIGFFTRVLDDASAPERYRIALDQVALAEQLGYRTAWVAQHHLDGAEGGLPSPFVLLAAAAARTSRIRLGTAILTLAHEQAARAAEDAAVLDAIADGRVELGLGTGGSPRTLSAFGEDAAHRRAIYDAKLVRLRSLLDGSADVELYPRAHGLADRIWQATFSAEGARTIGAHGDGLMLSRVQPPPIDLPAGASPPRVWDVQRPLVDAYLEALPAGVAPRVLASRSVVVVDPAERRSVRALAEQGIGRQLEQLQGVTPGSLSIDELLERSETHLGTPAEVIDSLAADVVAAGATEVSVQVHSVDPHPAIAARSIELFAREVAPALGWKVGHRLQEERHVA from the coding sequence ATGGCGCCCTCGATCGGATTCTTCACCCGCGTCCTCGACGACGCCTCGGCGCCCGAGCGGTACCGCATCGCGCTCGACCAGGTGGCGCTCGCCGAGCAGCTCGGCTACCGCACCGCCTGGGTCGCCCAGCACCACCTCGACGGCGCCGAGGGCGGCCTGCCCTCCCCGTTCGTGCTGCTCGCCGCGGCTGCGGCACGCACGTCGCGCATCCGCCTCGGCACGGCGATCCTCACGCTCGCGCACGAGCAGGCCGCGCGCGCAGCCGAGGACGCCGCGGTGCTCGACGCGATCGCCGACGGCCGCGTCGAGCTGGGCCTCGGCACCGGCGGCAGCCCGCGCACGCTCAGCGCGTTCGGCGAGGACGCCGCGCACCGCCGCGCCATCTACGACGCGAAGCTCGTGCGGCTGCGCTCGCTGCTCGACGGCTCCGCCGACGTCGAGCTCTACCCGCGCGCCCACGGACTCGCGGACCGCATCTGGCAGGCCACGTTCTCGGCCGAGGGCGCTCGCACCATCGGCGCGCACGGCGACGGGCTCATGCTCTCGCGCGTGCAGCCGCCCCCCATAGACCTGCCCGCCGGCGCCTCGCCGCCGCGCGTCTGGGACGTGCAGCGGCCGCTCGTCGATGCCTATCTGGAGGCGCTGCCCGCGGGCGTCGCTCCGCGCGTCCTCGCCTCGCGCAGCGTCGTCGTCGTCGACCCGGCGGAGCGCCGGTCGGTGCGGGCGCTCGCCGAGCAGGGCATCGGGCGCCAGCTCGAGCAGCTGCAGGGCGTGACGCCCGGCTCGCTCTCGATCGACGAGCTGCTCGAGCGCAGCGAGACCCACCTCGGCACCCCCGCAGAGGTCATCGACTCGCTCGCAGCCGACGTCGTCGCCGCCGGTGCCACCGAGGTGTCGGTCCAGGTCCACTCGGTCGATCCGCACCCCGCCATCGCGGCGCGGTCGATCGAGCTGTTCGCGCGAGAGGTCGCGCCCGCGCTCGGCTGGAAGGTCGGGCACCGACTGCAGGAGGAACGCCATGTCGCATGA
- a CDS encoding dodecin family protein, whose product MASVARITTISARSEKSFEDAITQGIARAGQTLRGIEGAWVKDHVVNIKDGSITSWQVNLEVTFVLDDAGAAVDASAD is encoded by the coding sequence ATGGCATCTGTCGCACGCATCACGACGATCAGCGCTCGCTCGGAGAAGAGCTTCGAGGACGCGATCACGCAGGGCATCGCCCGGGCGGGTCAGACGCTCCGAGGGATCGAGGGCGCCTGGGTCAAGGACCACGTCGTCAACATCAAGGACGGCAGCATCACGTCGTGGCAGGTCAACCTCGAGGTGACGTTCGTCCTCGACGACGCCGGCGCCGCGGTCGACGCGTCAGCCGACTGA
- a CDS encoding CMD domain protein: MSHDVIDHLAEIPAGSRLDEIRRARPDAREHAQQSFLALLEPADPGRLSLADRYAVAAYVSLLHDAAPTPTRASSFYLELLGDEADADLVRAVRRAADEGRASGPYGGYREPGLADEALPGPVAVVDRASIPARLAAALEHAHLLVLHPRDARPASLRALVDAGWEADAIVSLSQLVAFLAFQLRLVHGLRTLAATPAAGDTPTHHELQEARA; this comes from the coding sequence ATGTCGCATGACGTCATCGACCACCTCGCCGAGATCCCCGCGGGATCCCGGCTCGACGAGATCCGTCGGGCGAGGCCCGACGCTCGCGAGCACGCGCAGCAGAGCTTCCTCGCGCTGCTCGAGCCCGCCGATCCCGGCCGGCTGTCGCTCGCCGACCGCTACGCGGTCGCGGCCTACGTCTCGCTGCTGCACGACGCCGCACCGACGCCGACGCGAGCGTCCTCGTTCTACCTCGAGCTGCTCGGCGACGAGGCGGATGCCGACCTCGTGCGCGCCGTGCGGCGCGCAGCCGACGAGGGACGAGCATCCGGCCCCTACGGCGGCTACCGCGAGCCCGGCCTCGCCGACGAGGCGCTGCCCGGCCCGGTCGCCGTCGTCGACCGAGCCTCGATCCCCGCGCGGCTCGCCGCCGCGCTCGAGCACGCGCACCTGCTCGTGCTGCACCCGCGCGACGCGAGGCCCGCATCGCTCCGCGCGCTCGTCGACGCCGGCTGGGAGGCCGACGCCATCGTGTCGCTGAGCCAGCTCGTCGCGTTCCTCGCATTCCAGCTGCGGCTCGTGCACGGCCTGCGGACGCTCGCCGCCACGCCGGCCGCGGGCGACACCCCCACCCACCACGAGCTGCAGGAGGCACGCGCATGA
- a CDS encoding cobalamin-independent methionine synthase II family protein, giving the protein MPRIDVSHAGSLPRTPELLAANAARTLAADGLTLERTPELESLLSAAVADLVRRQRELGVTIIGDGEYGKAMSSAQDYGAWWSYVFQRVAGLEVTGEDIFTEAPQRSAPGDIRLTSFPDRRDWVRFADAYLDPEHPLLESTPATAFPATTGALRYIGQDAIAADIANLQAGLEGSGAEQGFLTALSPGSASRIANRHYGSEEEHIWAWAEVLREEYRAIVDAGLIVQIDDPSLAENFDQINPEPSIEDYLDFTRIRVEALNHAIRGLPEEQVRLHLCWGSWHGPHTTDIGLAEIVDLVLEVNAGSYSFEAANARHEHEWRVWEQVALPDGKRIAPGVIGHATNVVEHPELVADRIERFARIVGPERVIASTDCGLGGRIHPSIAVAKLESLGRGARLAEQRLGASVSIV; this is encoded by the coding sequence ATGCCCCGCATCGACGTCTCGCACGCCGGCAGCCTGCCCCGCACGCCCGAGCTGCTCGCGGCCAACGCCGCCCGCACGCTCGCGGCCGACGGCCTCACGCTCGAGCGCACCCCCGAGCTCGAGTCGCTGCTCAGCGCCGCGGTCGCCGACCTCGTGCGCCGCCAGCGCGAGCTGGGCGTCACGATCATCGGCGACGGCGAGTACGGCAAGGCGATGTCGAGCGCGCAGGACTACGGCGCCTGGTGGAGCTACGTCTTCCAGCGCGTCGCGGGCCTCGAGGTCACCGGCGAGGACATCTTCACCGAGGCGCCGCAGCGCTCCGCGCCCGGCGACATCCGCCTGACGTCGTTCCCCGACCGCCGCGACTGGGTGCGCTTCGCCGACGCCTACCTCGACCCGGAGCACCCGCTGCTGGAGTCGACGCCCGCGACCGCGTTCCCCGCCACGACCGGCGCGCTCCGCTACATCGGCCAGGACGCCATCGCCGCCGACATCGCCAACCTGCAGGCGGGCCTCGAGGGGTCGGGCGCCGAGCAGGGCTTCCTCACCGCGCTCTCGCCGGGGTCGGCGTCGCGCATCGCGAACCGCCACTACGGCAGCGAGGAGGAGCACATCTGGGCATGGGCCGAGGTACTCCGAGAGGAGTACCGCGCCATCGTCGATGCCGGCCTCATCGTGCAGATCGACGACCCCTCGCTCGCCGAGAACTTCGACCAGATCAACCCCGAGCCGTCGATCGAGGACTACCTCGACTTCACCCGCATCCGCGTCGAGGCGCTCAACCACGCCATCCGCGGCCTCCCGGAGGAGCAGGTGCGGCTGCACCTCTGCTGGGGCTCGTGGCACGGCCCGCACACGACCGACATCGGCCTCGCCGAGATCGTCGACCTCGTGCTCGAGGTCAACGCGGGCAGCTACTCCTTCGAGGCGGCGAACGCGCGCCACGAGCACGAGTGGCGCGTCTGGGAGCAGGTCGCGCTGCCCGACGGCAAGCGCATCGCGCCGGGCGTCATCGGCCACGCGACGAACGTGGTCGAGCATCCCGAGCTCGTCGCCGACCGCATCGAGCGGTTCGCGCGCATCGTCGGCCCGGAGCGCGTCATCGCGTCGACCGACTGCGGGCTCGGTGGACGCATCCACCCGTCGATCGCCGTCGCCAAGCTCGAGTCGCTCGGTCGGGGCGCGCGGCTCGCCGAGCAGCGCCTGGGCGCCTCGGTCTCGATCGTCTGA
- a CDS encoding VOC family protein produces the protein MGAPAILDHVVLAGPDLAATIDEVELRTGVRAPLGGRHPGGTANALIGFTRGGRRVKQYLELIGPDAEGGWAASEIGRFGIAELPAPAVVSFAIAPHDLDATVERATAAGAGIAALVPLSRRTPDGRELAWRLGLPEDERQPPFLIDWGDTAHPALDDIPALELLAVRRLATDVAAETARLRALGVEVGDGRDALEVVAADADGIEIEVEVDGLPVVLR, from the coding sequence ATGGGCGCGCCCGCGATCCTCGACCACGTGGTGCTGGCCGGCCCCGACCTCGCCGCGACGATCGACGAGGTCGAGCTGCGCACCGGCGTGCGCGCGCCGCTCGGCGGCCGACACCCGGGCGGCACAGCGAACGCGCTCATCGGGTTCACCCGTGGCGGCCGGCGCGTCAAGCAGTACCTCGAGCTGATCGGACCCGACGCCGAGGGCGGGTGGGCGGCATCCGAGATCGGCCGGTTCGGCATCGCCGAGCTGCCGGCGCCCGCCGTCGTGAGCTTCGCGATCGCGCCCCACGACCTCGACGCGACGGTCGAGCGCGCGACGGCCGCGGGCGCCGGCATCGCCGCCTTGGTGCCGCTGTCGCGACGCACGCCCGACGGCCGCGAGCTCGCGTGGCGGCTCGGGCTGCCCGAGGACGAGCGGCAGCCGCCGTTCCTCATCGACTGGGGCGACACGGCGCATCCGGCGCTCGACGACATCCCCGCGCTCGAGCTGCTGGCTGTCCGGCGGCTCGCGACCGACGTCGCCGCGGAGACCGCGCGCCTCCGCGCGCTGGGCGTCGAGGTCGGCGACGGACGCGATGCGCTCGAGGTCGTTGCCGCCGACGCCGACGGCATCGAGATCGAGGTCGAGGTCGACGGCCTGCCGGTCGTCCTCCGCTGA
- a CDS encoding alkylhydroperoxidase domain protein yields the protein MSGTHDRTPILDHSELRRPEAFTQRGLGWAPWAPPVPEDELTDAQRHALVEASRSSSPYFRLLARDPEALRARTLTDLDIFGNEAGGLPRWERELSAAAASRVNGCVFCASVHARAASRLSDRTDDVQRLLDEGVGARVDDRWDAIVDASAALTATPAAFGPEHVERLRAAGIDDAGIVDQVAGAAFFNWANRLMLSLGEPEVV from the coding sequence ATGAGCGGCACCCACGACCGCACCCCGATCCTCGACCACTCGGAGCTGCGACGGCCCGAGGCCTTCACGCAGCGCGGTCTCGGCTGGGCGCCGTGGGCGCCGCCCGTCCCGGAGGACGAGCTCACCGACGCGCAGCGCCACGCGCTCGTCGAGGCCTCGCGCTCGTCGAGCCCCTACTTCCGGCTGCTCGCGCGAGACCCCGAGGCGCTCCGCGCCCGCACGCTCACCGACCTCGACATCTTCGGCAACGAGGCGGGCGGGCTGCCGCGCTGGGAGCGCGAGCTCTCGGCCGCCGCGGCGTCGCGCGTCAACGGCTGCGTCTTCTGCGCCTCCGTGCACGCCAGGGCCGCTTCGCGGCTCTCCGACCGCACCGACGACGTGCAGCGCCTGCTCGACGAGGGCGTCGGCGCGCGCGTCGACGACCGGTGGGACGCGATCGTCGACGCCTCGGCGGCGCTGACCGCGACCCCGGCCGCCTTCGGTCCCGAGCACGTCGAGCGGCTGCGCGCCGCCGGCATCGACGACGCCGGCATCGTCGACCAGGTCGCCGGCGCGGCGTTCTTCAACTGGGCGAACCGGCTGATGCTGTCGCTCGGCGAGCCGGAGGTCGTCTGA
- the putP gene encoding sodium/proline symporter PutP: MSDTTFQLLAIAIYFAAMIGIGVYAARKTKSHEDYMLAGRELSPFTAALSAGASDMSGWLLMGLPGAIYAAGLIEAWIAIGLTIGAYLNWKLVAPRLRAYTEVARNSITIPSFFENRLRDRTRALRLVSGIIILVFFTFYVSSGMVAGGVFFESTFGANYIWGMLLVSGVTLLYTLFGGFLGASLTDVVQGLMMVIALILIPVIAFFTVGGLQGVQEGITDSGAELSGLIPTDVDGMVVLGIISSLAWGLGYVGQPHIIVRFMALKSVAAAKPARRIGISWMVISLIGAVVSGFIGIAFVQQSGMQIDNPETVVLAMSQALLHPFVAGLVLAAVLAAIMSTLSSQLIVCSSALVEDLFQVFVKRQPSQKVLVLLGRACVLAVAAVAAVLAINPSDTILGLVGFAWAGFGAAFGPIVLLSLFWRRLTAMGALAGMIVGAATVFIWDAIEQATEIGFFTLYEIVPGFVLNLLVAIVISLVVHRHDPEVDEEFTRTGQIVALKPGESHVSAAAAADRNALP, from the coding sequence ATGTCAGACACAACCTTCCAGCTGCTCGCGATCGCGATCTACTTCGCCGCCATGATCGGCATCGGCGTCTACGCCGCGCGCAAGACGAAGAGCCACGAGGACTACATGCTCGCCGGCCGCGAGCTCAGCCCGTTCACCGCGGCCCTCTCCGCGGGCGCGTCGGACATGTCCGGCTGGCTGCTCATGGGCCTGCCCGGCGCCATCTACGCCGCCGGCCTCATCGAGGCCTGGATCGCCATCGGCCTCACGATCGGCGCCTACCTCAACTGGAAGCTCGTGGCTCCGCGCCTGCGCGCCTACACCGAGGTGGCCAGGAACTCGATCACGATCCCGAGCTTCTTCGAGAACCGCCTCCGCGATCGCACGCGGGCGCTGCGCCTCGTCTCGGGCATCATCATCCTGGTCTTCTTCACCTTCTACGTCTCGTCCGGAATGGTCGCCGGCGGCGTCTTCTTCGAGTCGACGTTCGGGGCGAACTACATCTGGGGCATGCTCCTCGTCAGCGGCGTCACGCTGCTCTACACGCTGTTCGGCGGCTTCCTCGGCGCGTCGCTGACGGATGTCGTGCAGGGGCTGATGATGGTCATCGCCCTGATCCTCATCCCGGTCATCGCCTTCTTCACGGTCGGCGGCCTGCAGGGCGTGCAGGAGGGCATCACCGACTCCGGCGCGGAGCTCAGCGGCCTCATCCCCACGGACGTCGACGGCATGGTCGTGCTCGGCATCATCTCGTCGCTCGCCTGGGGCCTCGGCTACGTGGGCCAGCCGCACATCATCGTGCGCTTCATGGCGCTCAAGTCGGTCGCCGCCGCGAAGCCGGCGCGGCGCATCGGCATCAGCTGGATGGTCATCTCGCTCATCGGCGCCGTCGTCTCCGGCTTCATCGGCATCGCCTTCGTGCAGCAGTCCGGCATGCAGATCGACAACCCCGAGACCGTCGTGCTCGCGATGTCGCAGGCGCTGCTGCACCCGTTCGTCGCCGGCCTGGTGCTCGCCGCCGTGCTCGCCGCGATCATGTCGACGCTCTCGAGCCAGCTCATCGTCTGCTCGTCCGCGCTCGTCGAGGACCTGTTCCAGGTCTTCGTCAAGCGGCAGCCGTCGCAGAAGGTGCTCGTGCTCCTCGGTCGGGCGTGCGTGCTCGCCGTCGCCGCGGTCGCCGCGGTGCTCGCGATCAACCCGTCCGACACGATCCTCGGCCTCGTCGGCTTCGCGTGGGCAGGCTTCGGCGCGGCCTTCGGCCCCATCGTGCTGCTGAGCCTCTTCTGGCGCCGGCTCACGGCGATGGGCGCGCTCGCCGGCATGATCGTCGGCGCTGCGACCGTCTTCATCTGGGACGCGATCGAGCAGGCCACCGAGATCGGCTTCTTCACGCTCTACGAGATCGTGCCGGGCTTCGTGCTCAACCTGCTGGTCGCGATCGTCATCAGCCTCGTGGTGCACCGCCACGACCCCGAGGTCGACGAGGAGTTCACCCGCACGGGCCAGATCGTGGCGCTCAAGCCCGGGGAGTCCCACGTGAGCGCGGCGGCTGCGGCCGACCGCAACGCCCTGCCCTGA
- a CDS encoding Pls/PosA family non-ribosomal peptide synthetase has product MSETIDGVLAGAHLAPPPRTLLDVLRDSVQANPDGSAIEDAAGALSYRELMAAVVRTAARLSLEGVGRGDRVGIRMPSGTRDLYIAILGVMAAGAAYVPVDADDPEERATLVFREAAVRGAITGAGQYTAVRADDAPAPATALFAGAPAHPSTAGLPIPSLPTPDDDAWVIFTSGSTGTPKGVAVSHRSAAAFVDAESRLFLQEEPIGPGDRVLAGLSVAFDASCEEMWLAWAHGACLVPAPRSLVRSGMDLGPWLTLRGITVVSTVPTLAALWPASSLEDVRLLIFGGEACPPELVDRLATDGREVWNTYGPTEATVVACAALLVPGEPVRIGLPLDGWDLAVVDDRGRPVADGDIGELIIGGVGLAHYLDPAKDAEQYAPLPSLGWDRAYRSGDLVRFDRDGLFFQGRADDQVKVGGRRIELGEIEAALQQLPGVQASTVVVQRTDAGNQVLVGYVGCDVAAFDRGAALARLRAELPAALVPLLAPMPELPTRISGKVDKAALPWPLPGALDAADVAAADPAIGLLAADWQAVLGVPASGADADFFALGGGSLAAAQLVTRIRSRSPEFTVADIYAYPRLGAMAAELSARASGGAPEPASTHDVTRTPRGTQWIQTLLGVPLFILSGMRWLLAALTASTILSGLDGFEALPTAEPWLLVVGLAVFATPFGRMAIAVVCARLLLRGVQAGDHPRGGRVHLRLWLAEQVAQQVGAVSLAGAPWVTLYARALGARIAEDVDLHAVPPVTGMLRVGRGASIEPEVDLSGYWIDGDVVRIGAIRIGARSAVGARSTLAPGTRIGKDAVIAPGSAVFGRVRSGERWAGSPASRVGAAKSWWAPERPPRDARWAWAYGASAIGLSLVPMLALIAGGAVVAAGVAGAESLGEVALRALAWIAPATVVAGLVLAALVVLSVRLLAIGMTEGVFPVHSANGWRVWATERVLDMARTALFPLYASLATPTWLRLLGARVGRDAEISTVLLVPTMTTIHSGAFLADDTLVASYELGGGWVRIAHAEIGERAFLGNSGMAGAGNRIPNDALVAVLSAAPRKSKKGSSWLGSPPVALRRTAVVADDSRTYSPPPRLRVARALWELCRIVPVIVTCALGGAVMLALLWIVDAWGGLAAALLSGVVMLAAGAVAAAVSTAAKWAIVGRIRVAEHPLWSSFVWRSEVADTFTEMVAAPWFAHSAAGTPALVWWLRSLGATIGDGVWVESYWLPEADLVTLRDAATVNRGCVVQTHLFHDRIMSIDAVVLEHGATLGPHSVILPAATIGEHATVGPASLVMRGELVPDRSRWSGNPIGPWREVTFADYHAVSG; this is encoded by the coding sequence ATGAGCGAGACGATCGACGGCGTCCTGGCGGGGGCGCACCTCGCGCCCCCGCCCCGCACCCTGCTCGACGTGCTGCGCGACAGCGTGCAGGCGAACCCCGACGGCTCCGCGATCGAGGACGCGGCGGGCGCGCTCAGCTACCGGGAGCTCATGGCTGCCGTCGTGCGCACCGCAGCGCGCCTGTCGCTCGAGGGCGTCGGCCGGGGCGACCGCGTCGGCATCCGGATGCCGTCCGGCACGCGGGACCTCTACATCGCGATCCTCGGGGTCATGGCCGCCGGTGCCGCGTACGTGCCCGTCGACGCCGACGACCCCGAGGAGCGCGCGACCCTCGTCTTCCGCGAGGCCGCGGTCCGCGGCGCCATCACCGGTGCCGGGCAGTACACCGCGGTGCGCGCCGACGACGCGCCCGCCCCCGCGACCGCGCTCTTCGCGGGCGCGCCCGCGCATCCGAGCACCGCCGGCCTGCCCATCCCGTCGCTGCCCACGCCCGACGACGACGCCTGGGTCATCTTCACCTCCGGCTCGACCGGCACGCCGAAGGGGGTCGCCGTCAGCCATCGCTCGGCCGCCGCGTTCGTCGACGCGGAGTCGCGGCTCTTCCTGCAGGAGGAGCCGATCGGACCGGGCGATCGCGTGCTCGCCGGCCTGTCGGTCGCGTTCGACGCCTCGTGCGAGGAGATGTGGCTCGCGTGGGCGCACGGCGCGTGCCTGGTGCCGGCGCCGCGGTCGCTCGTCCGCAGCGGCATGGACCTCGGTCCGTGGCTCACGCTCCGCGGCATCACCGTCGTGTCGACCGTCCCGACCCTCGCCGCGCTCTGGCCGGCCTCGTCCCTCGAGGACGTGCGGTTGCTGATCTTCGGCGGCGAGGCGTGCCCGCCCGAGCTCGTCGACCGGCTCGCGACCGACGGCCGGGAGGTGTGGAACACCTACGGCCCCACAGAGGCGACCGTCGTCGCGTGCGCGGCGCTGCTGGTGCCGGGCGAGCCGGTGCGGATCGGGCTGCCGCTCGACGGCTGGGACCTCGCGGTGGTCGACGACCGAGGTCGGCCGGTCGCCGACGGCGACATCGGCGAGCTCATCATCGGCGGCGTCGGCCTCGCGCACTACCTCGACCCCGCGAAGGACGCCGAGCAGTACGCACCGCTGCCGTCGCTCGGCTGGGACCGCGCCTACCGCTCGGGCGACCTCGTGCGGTTCGACCGCGACGGACTCTTCTTCCAGGGTCGCGCCGACGACCAGGTGAAGGTGGGGGGCCGCCGGATCGAGCTCGGTGAGATCGAGGCGGCGCTGCAGCAGCTGCCCGGCGTGCAGGCGTCGACCGTCGTCGTGCAGCGCACCGACGCGGGCAACCAGGTGCTCGTCGGCTACGTCGGCTGCGACGTCGCGGCGTTCGACCGAGGGGCGGCGCTGGCCCGGCTCCGCGCGGAGCTGCCCGCTGCGCTGGTGCCGCTGCTCGCACCGATGCCCGAGCTGCCGACCCGCATCTCGGGCAAGGTCGACAAGGCCGCGCTCCCCTGGCCGCTGCCCGGGGCGCTCGACGCAGCCGACGTGGCGGCCGCCGACCCCGCGATCGGGCTGCTCGCCGCCGACTGGCAGGCCGTGCTCGGCGTGCCGGCCTCCGGCGCCGACGCCGACTTCTTCGCGCTCGGCGGCGGCTCGCTCGCCGCCGCCCAGCTCGTCACGCGCATCCGCTCGCGCTCGCCCGAGTTCACGGTCGCCGACATCTACGCCTACCCGCGGCTCGGCGCGATGGCGGCCGAGCTCTCGGCACGCGCGAGCGGCGGTGCGCCGGAGCCGGCCTCGACCCACGACGTGACGCGCACCCCGCGCGGGACGCAATGGATCCAGACGCTCCTCGGCGTGCCGCTCTTCATCCTCAGCGGGATGCGCTGGCTGCTCGCCGCGCTCACCGCGAGCACGATCCTGAGCGGCCTCGACGGCTTCGAGGCGCTCCCCACCGCCGAGCCGTGGCTGCTCGTCGTCGGGCTCGCGGTCTTCGCGACGCCGTTCGGGCGCATGGCGATCGCCGTCGTCTGCGCGAGGCTGCTGCTGCGCGGCGTGCAGGCGGGCGACCACCCGCGCGGCGGTCGCGTGCACCTGCGCCTCTGGCTCGCCGAGCAGGTGGCGCAGCAGGTGGGCGCGGTCAGCCTGGCGGGCGCGCCCTGGGTCACGCTCTATGCCCGGGCGCTGGGCGCCCGCATCGCCGAGGACGTCGACCTGCACGCCGTGCCGCCCGTGACGGGCATGCTGCGCGTGGGCCGCGGCGCCTCGATCGAGCCGGAGGTCGACCTCAGCGGCTACTGGATCGACGGCGACGTGGTGCGCATCGGCGCGATCCGCATCGGCGCCCGCAGCGCCGTGGGCGCGCGCTCGACGCTCGCACCCGGCACCCGCATCGGCAAGGACGCGGTCATCGCGCCGGGTTCCGCGGTCTTCGGTCGCGTGCGCTCCGGCGAGCGATGGGCGGGGTCCCCGGCGAGCCGCGTGGGCGCGGCGAAGTCGTGGTGGGCACCCGAGCGCCCGCCGCGCGACGCGCGCTGGGCATGGGCGTACGGCGCCTCGGCGATCGGCCTGTCGCTGGTGCCGATGCTCGCGCTCATCGCCGGCGGTGCGGTGGTGGCGGCCGGCGTGGCCGGTGCCGAGTCGCTCGGCGAGGTCGCCCTCCGCGCACTCGCTTGGATCGCACCCGCCACGGTCGTCGCCGGCCTCGTGCTCGCCGCGCTCGTCGTGCTCAGCGTGCGACTGCTCGCGATCGGCATGACCGAGGGCGTCTTCCCGGTGCACAGCGCCAACGGCTGGCGCGTCTGGGCGACGGAGCGCGTGCTCGACATGGCCCGCACCGCGCTCTTCCCGCTGTACGCCTCCCTCGCGACGCCCACCTGGCTGCGACTGCTCGGCGCGCGCGTCGGCCGCGACGCCGAGATCTCCACGGTGCTGCTCGTGCCCACGATGACCACGATCCACTCCGGCGCGTTCCTCGCCGACGACACGCTCGTCGCCTCCTACGAGCTCGGCGGCGGCTGGGTGCGCATCGCCCACGCCGAGATCGGCGAGCGCGCGTTCCTCGGCAACTCCGGGATGGCGGGCGCGGGCAATCGCATCCCCAACGACGCGCTCGTCGCGGTGCTCTCGGCGGCGCCCCGCAAGTCGAAGAAGGGCTCGTCGTGGCTCGGCTCGCCGCCCGTCGCCCTGCGGCGCACCGCGGTCGTGGCTGACGACTCGCGCACCTACTCGCCGCCCCCGCGACTGCGGGTGGCGCGCGCCCTGTGGGAGCTGTGCCGCATCGTGCCCGTCATCGTCACGTGCGCGCTGGGCGGCGCCGTCATGCTCGCACTGCTCTGGATCGTGGATGCCTGGGGCGGCCTCGCGGCGGCGCTCCTCAGCGGTGTGGTGATGCTCGCCGCGGGCGCGGTCGCCGCGGCCGTGAGCACCGCGGCGAAGTGGGCGATCGTCGGACGCATCCGCGTCGCCGAGCATCCGCTCTGGTCGTCGTTCGTGTGGCGCAGCGAGGTCGCCGACACCTTCACCGAGATGGTCGCGGCGCCGTGGTTCGCCCACTCGGCGGCGGGCACGCCCGCGCTGGTCTGGTGGCTGCGGAGCCTGGGCGCGACGATCGGCGACGGCGTCTGGGTCGAGAGCTACTGGCTGCCGGAGGCCGACCTCGTGACGCTGCGCGACGCCGCGACGGTCAATCGCGGCTGCGTCGTGCAGACGCACCTGTTCCACGACCGGATCATGTCGATCGACGCCGTCGTGCTCGAGCACGGTGCGACGCTCGGGCCCCACAGCGTCATCCTGCCCGCCGCGACGATCGGGGAGCACGCGACGGTCGGCCCAGCGTCGCTCGTCATGCGCGGCGAGCTCGTGCCCGACCGCAGCCGCTGGAGCGGCAACCCGATCGGCCCGTGGCGCGAGGTCACCTTCGCCGACTACCACGCGGTGAGCGGGTGA